In the Gymnogyps californianus isolate 813 chromosome 3, ASM1813914v2, whole genome shotgun sequence genome, one interval contains:
- the LOC127014948 gene encoding protein PET117 homolog, mitochondrial, which produces MSRSSRAVLAVSALLSAATVAAVHVQQRRERERLHSGVLRDLERQSQKKENIRLLEEQIALTKQLMEERDKALMEKGSWQS; this is translated from the exons aTGTCGAGGAGCTCCCGGGCGGTGCTGGCCGTCTCCGCGCTGCTCTCCGCCGCCACCGTGGCGGCCGTGCACGTCCAGCAACGGCGGGAGCGGGAG AGGCTGCACAGTGGAGTTCTCAGAGATCTTGAGCGTCAAagtcagaaaaaggagaatattCGCCTGCTAGAAGAGCAGATTGCTTTGACAAAGCAGCTTATGGAAGAAAGAGACAAGGCGCTAATGGAAAAAGGGTCCTGGCAGTCCTAG